In Bacillus pumilus, the sequence GAAGAAAAAGTGACAGAAAAGGTTTTATTGGTGTATGCCACGATGTCTGGGAACACAGAAGCAATGGCAGATTTAATTGAAAAAGGATTAAAGGATGCAGGAGCTAGCGTCGACCGGCATGAAGCGATGGATATTGATGCCGAGCTTCTGAATGATTACTCGCACATTATGTTAGGTGCGTATACATGGGGAGATGGTGATCTTCCAGATGACTTTATTGATTTATATGAAGAAATGGAAGAGCTTGATTTAACCGGAAAAGCGTTTGCTGTATTCGGTTCCGGAGATACATCTTATGAGCATTT encodes:
- a CDS encoding flavodoxin, encoding MSGNTEAMADLIEKGLKDAGASVDRHEAMDIDAELLNDYSHIMLGAYTWGDGDLPDDFIDLYEEMEELDLTGKAFAVFGSGDTSYEHFCGAVDLIEEKVKDLGGDIVLPSVKIELNPEGDEEEELISFGKQFIQLHQQEVG